tatgctctCTAGCCAACAATTGCTTCATGCGACTCTTATTTGATTtctctaaattattataatttcagtCTGAGTAGTCTGGCTTCTAAACATGTGGGATTTCCTGATCCATTTGAGTTGGCTAAAGCACAGTCTTCCCCcagaataattaaaacacaCCTTTCCTATGAAATGCTGCCGCCtaatgttatgaaaaataaaattaaggtaATTGAATTGatgcaaaaattacaaatatgtaacAAAGCATACATCTTTATTCTTAAtgcagattatatatatattaagaaatccAAGAGACGTTTGTGTTTCCCTTCATAATCACTTGGATTTGTTTTGTGACTACAAGGCCTCAATGGAAGAGCACGCGGATTACTTTTTAAGAGATTATTGTGGGTaagaacaattaaaattatgtcaatTATACATCTCTCATCACTCAtgcatattttatcaattaaaaaaacaaattatgaagATTTTACTTTCCATTCTTCTCCAATATTCGGGGCTTTATACAGAATAAGGATTTGCCCAACATTCACATTGTGACTTATGAAGAGATGAAGGAGGATATTTCCCTTGTCATCGATAAGATTGtagattttttagaaattccAAGGCTGGATCCAGATCATAAAAAAAAGCTGATGGAATACATAAGTATCAATCAAATGAGAAATAACTCTGCTGTAAATCGTAAGGTGAGAAAGGAATTCTTGATAAGGCTATTactgtaaataatatatcataatgcGATATTTTAACAGAATTATACGGGGACTGGAGATTTCATAAATAAGGGTATTGTGGGAAACTGGAAAACAATGTTGACAGATGAAACAATCAAAGGCTTTGAATTATGGGAGAAGACAAATTTGGAAGACTTGGATTTACCGATTAACTACAAAACATCCTTCACTTCCTATGAAAAATTATGATCAAATGACTTGcaacaagaatatttttaatacaatttttgaatagtatatatatttttttaatgtttctttcatatttcgaaagaaataatatgacctttttttaaattaaagaatattccaTCCATCAGAGAtatgagatagaaagagagaggGGGGTTGTAGGGGTAAGAGTTGGGGGATTTGGTTCAGGTCaccaaatgaataattttttccactcaattctatttgaaattatttgacaaaaataaactcTGTTAATAATAATGTGCGTATGTGTTGACTCTCTAGGGAAAATATTCGAGTTTCTTTAGTGgttcttttgtcttttttagaGTCCTTCACCTGAACAATTTGatccatacatacatagaaagcatcactatctatttttttggggtttaGCGTATTCAtgacaaatgtatttataagatGGAGTAAATTGCTATTTAGAGGTGAGGGGAGTAACGCCACGTCTATAATGGTGACGAAGACGGAGGCGCAAATTAAAACCACGTAGTAATATGCCAAGATGGTATACATGACGTCATAggaaactaaatataatttttttccaaaaatagaaaaaggattgagcattttttatataaataattaccttttctaataaaaaggtcattttaggaagaataaaatatgtcctgcaggtatttaaaaataaaataaaccggAAATGAACGTGGTAGTCCTGACAATTTCATgaatgtttgggaagagagctgct
The sequence above is drawn from the Lepeophtheirus salmonis chromosome 5, UVic_Lsal_1.4, whole genome shotgun sequence genome and encodes:
- the LOC121117077 gene encoding luciferin sulfotransferase-like; this translates as MSTLEDPIYGEYNILDNEVEDEWRRQTSYKDPFIHFKKYDQIMPQMFLDNSESFHNFETRDDDTWIVSFPKSGSTWLSELVWCLKNNMDFEKASTIHQSERIPFIDLSSLASKHVGFPDPFELAKAQSSPRIIKTHLSYEMLPPNVMKNKIKIIYILRNPRDVCVSLHNHLDLFCDYKASMEEHADYFLRDYCGFYFPFFSNIRGFIQNKDLPNIHIVTYEEMKEDISLVIDKIVDFLEIPRLDPDHKKKLMEYISINQMRNNSAVNRKNYTGTGDFINKGIVGNWKTMLTDETIKGFELWEKTNLEDLDLPINYKTSFTSYEKL